The proteins below come from a single Thermodesulfovibrionales bacterium genomic window:
- a CDS encoding c(7)-type cytochrome triheme domain-containing protein, whose product MKKPFFILLLLVIFAPLVFAEVGVKKKRPLPPEYGRVIINNYSQKAGIPPVAFDHWLHRAKFTCRLCHVDIGFGMKAGTTEIRETDNIAGYYCGTCHNGRTTINGKKVFEACSKTDVGDRSRCLRCHSLGQNVRPEYDFKIFTQDLPKERFGNGIDWEKAEHDKIISPIDSMEGVSIKRKPLTAQKDFLVVPTVEGMPDIIFSHQKHTVWNGCELCHPEIFGKVKRGQIKFTMNDNFEGKYCGVCHMTVAFPMIDCQRCHSKPV is encoded by the coding sequence ATGAAGAAACCTTTCTTCATATTGTTGCTGCTCGTGATCTTTGCTCCACTCGTATTTGCCGAGGTCGGGGTGAAGAAGAAGAGGCCGTTACCTCCTGAATACGGACGGGTGATCATCAATAATTATTCACAGAAGGCCGGTATTCCGCCTGTCGCGTTCGACCACTGGCTGCATCGCGCGAAGTTTACCTGCAGACTCTGTCACGTCGACATCGGGTTCGGGATGAAGGCGGGAACAACAGAGATTAGGGAGACCGACAACATCGCCGGCTACTATTGTGGCACGTGCCATAACGGCAGGACGACTATCAACGGCAAGAAGGTGTTTGAGGCGTGCTCCAAAACCGATGTGGGTGACAGGAGCAGATGTCTGAGATGTCATTCTCTCGGTCAGAATGTCAGGCCGGAATACGACTTTAAAATCTTTACTCAGGATCTCCCAAAAGAACGCTTCGGAAACGGGATCGATTGGGAAAAAGCTGAACATGACAAGATTATCAGCCCTATAGATTCAATGGAGGGCGTCTCGATTAAGAGGAAACCTCTCACCGCGCAGAAGGATTTTCTCGTTGTGCCGACGGTTGAGGGAATGCCTGACATCATATTCTCGCACCAGAAGCACACGGTATGGAACGGATGCGAGCTTTGCCACCCTGAAATATTCGGCAAAGTGAAACGGGGCCAAATTAAGTTCACGATGAACGATAACTTTGAGGGAAAATACTGCGGCGTCTGTCATATGACCGTTGCGTTCCCCATGATTGACTGTCAGAGATGCCATTCGAAGCCGGTGTAG
- a CDS encoding DUF1566 domain-containing protein, producing the protein MKRMGILVSALILLLGLSLPVQASLVDMNDGTIYDTATQLTWLKNANSAGMMTWTEAVAWAESLNAGSGFAGLKGWRLPTTTQPDKTCSDQATPGGSFPLQGHGHNCTGSEMGYLYYVSLGNTAGGLVVKPGPFTNIRKNFYWSGTEYAPSTTHAWSFVVRNGFQFYNLKTFNYYVWPVRPGERAQPNPAPTRQ; encoded by the coding sequence ATGAAAAGAATGGGCATTCTGGTAAGCGCTTTGATTCTGCTGCTTGGGTTGTCTTTGCCTGTTCAGGCATCGCTTGTGGACATGAACGACGGAACGATCTATGACACGGCAACTCAGCTAACCTGGCTGAAGAATGCCAACTCAGCAGGGATGATGACCTGGACCGAAGCTGTTGCATGGGCAGAGAGTCTGAATGCCGGCAGTGGGTTTGCGGGCTTAAAAGGCTGGCGGCTTCCGACGACCACTCAGCCGGACAAGACCTGTTCGGATCAAGCTACGCCCGGCGGCAGTTTCCCTCTGCAAGGGCACGGACATAATTGCACCGGCAGCGAAATGGGGTATTTGTATTATGTTTCGCTTGGCAACACGGCAGGCGGCCTTGTGGTCAAACCCGGGCCATTTACGAATATCCGGAAGAACTTCTACTGGTCGGGTACCGAGTACGCCCCAAGCACTACACATGCGTGGAGCTTCGTTGTCCGCAATGGCTTTCAGTTCTACAACCTTAAGACCTTCAACTACTATGTGTGGCCGGTGCGACCCGGAGAAAGGGCACAACCTAACCCTGCCCCGACTCGGCAATGA
- a CDS encoding DUF1566 domain-containing protein: MKRIGILLGASILVLWLSVSIQATLVDMNDGTVYDTATQLSWLKNANSGGSPMNWDQAVAWAASLNSGIGFAGLKGWRLPETAQPDATCSYQAAPGDSFPLQGYGHKCTGSEMGHLYYVSLGNTAGGLLTNRGPFENIQADDYWSGTAFAPNTESGWFFFFFNGLQNYTNKATCYYVWAVRPGARVQSKPMPPR, from the coding sequence ATGAAAAGGATAGGCATCTTATTGGGCGCTTCGATCTTGGTGCTTTGGTTGTCTGTGTCTATTCAAGCAACGCTTGTGGACATGAACGACGGAACGGTCTATGACACAGCCACGCAGCTAAGCTGGCTGAAGAACGCCAACTCGGGAGGGTCGCCGATGAACTGGGATCAGGCGGTTGCTTGGGCCGCAAGCCTGAATTCCGGCATTGGGTTTGCGGGCTTAAAAGGCTGGCGGCTGCCGGAGACCGCCCAACCGGACGCAACGTGTTCGTATCAAGCCGCCCCGGGCGACAGCTTTCCTCTGCAAGGGTACGGACATAAGTGCACCGGTAGCGAGATGGGGCATCTGTATTATGTTTCGCTGGGCAACACGGCGGGCGGCCTATTAACCAACAGGGGGCCTTTTGAGAATATTCAGGCAGACGACTACTGGTCAGGCACCGCCTTCGCACCAAATACGGAAAGCGGGTGGTTTTTTTTCTTCTTCAATGGCTTACAGAACTACACGAATAAGGCCACTTGCTATTATGTTTGGGCAGTGCGTCCTGGAGCAAGAGTACAATCAAAGCCGATGCCGCCAAGGTAA
- a CDS encoding c(7)-type cytochrome triheme domain-containing protein: MKSVRGVFRNLFFVAAGIKFVSRGFTTMKVVILLLLSCLFLADLSLAQSMLKLPPLPSPENYGSEFMSRPGGQQNMRPVEFSHLTHRVNYTCKVCHYELEFPMKRNETPIQCNNGNMNGKYCAACHNGKIAFGPEEGANKNCDSCHGKGSNAPWKKLQELEAKLPRSKFGNGIDWSKALDEGLIKPKTSLSGSAMKIVHIKTFVLESEMSGISSAVFPHKTHEQWLDCSSCHPDLFNIKKKSTETLRMHNMLEGESCGICHLFVAFPLDDCKRCHPKMKSSGAPR, encoded by the coding sequence ATGAAATCGGTCAGAGGGGTTTTCAGGAATCTCTTTTTCGTTGCTGCGGGCATTAAATTTGTTAGCAGGGGTTTCACAACAATGAAGGTGGTCATACTTCTCCTGCTGAGTTGTCTTTTCCTTGCAGATCTTTCTCTTGCCCAAAGCATGTTGAAGCTCCCGCCATTGCCATCGCCCGAAAACTATGGTTCTGAATTCATGTCCAGACCCGGCGGACAACAGAATATGCGGCCAGTGGAATTTTCGCATTTGACTCACAGGGTGAACTACACATGTAAAGTATGTCATTACGAGCTTGAATTTCCGATGAAGCGTAATGAAACGCCCATTCAGTGTAATAATGGGAACATGAACGGCAAATACTGTGCCGCATGTCACAACGGCAAGATTGCGTTTGGGCCGGAGGAAGGCGCCAATAAAAATTGCGACAGCTGCCACGGCAAAGGTTCGAATGCCCCTTGGAAAAAGCTCCAGGAACTTGAGGCAAAACTGCCGAGAAGCAAATTTGGAAATGGAATCGACTGGTCGAAGGCCCTGGATGAGGGACTCATAAAACCGAAGACCAGCTTATCGGGCAGCGCCATGAAAATCGTACATATCAAGACCTTCGTCCTTGAGTCGGAGATGAGCGGGATTTCCTCAGCGGTCTTTCCTCACAAGACTCACGAGCAGTGGCTGGACTGTTCCAGCTGTCATCCTGACCTGTTCAATATAAAGAAGAAATCGACGGAGACTCTGAGGATGCACAACATGCTCGAGGGGGAGTCCTGCGGTATCTGTCATCTCTTTGTGGCCTTTCCTCTGGACGATTGCAAGAGATGTCATCCCAAAATGAAATCATCGGGCGCGCCACGGTGA
- a CDS encoding MCP four helix bundle domain-containing protein, which yields MQNMKIGRKFLLGFGSILVVMSLLVAVAVMNMSALHEDLRRIVQVNNKLQSIAAGMGILVREDAIAVRNCFLQRERMDEMIKRINDCNAKFDEAFNQVEQMTSSDDTKGREILLSVKESWTASRALNERTLALLREGRQHEAFAMYEKESRAAMRQAIQATENLVKHQQTRSEMRYDEATRHYRDTRLFMISVGFATLLLVMLIAIRF from the coding sequence ATGCAGAATATGAAAATCGGAAGAAAGTTCTTACTCGGTTTCGGGTCGATCCTCGTAGTGATGTCCCTGCTGGTTGCGGTTGCGGTTATGAACATGAGCGCCCTTCATGAAGACCTCAGAAGAATTGTGCAAGTGAACAACAAGCTACAGAGCATTGCCGCCGGCATGGGCATACTTGTTCGCGAAGACGCTATTGCGGTGCGCAACTGTTTCCTCCAAAGGGAACGGATGGATGAGATGATAAAACGGATCAATGATTGCAATGCAAAATTCGATGAAGCGTTTAACCAGGTAGAACAGATGACTTCGAGCGATGACACGAAGGGGCGCGAGATCCTGTTATCGGTCAAGGAAAGCTGGACAGCATCAAGGGCGTTGAACGAGCGCACCCTGGCACTTTTGAGAGAAGGTAGGCAGCACGAGGCGTTTGCGATGTATGAGAAAGAATCGCGGGCCGCCATGCGCCAGGCTATCCAGGCGACAGAGAACCTCGTGAAACATCAGCAGACGCGAAGCGAGATGCGGTACGATGAGGCGACGCGGCATTACCGGGATACGCGGCTCTTCATGATTTCTGTTGGATTCGCCACATTGCTCCTTGTTATGCTTATAGCCATACGATTCTGA
- a CDS encoding HAMP domain-containing sensor histidine kinase, which translates to MELQRPQFYWYFAQYLIELNSDMTPYAEGFALMRRRAAGARSMKMAISLFLPLICMFLIPSRAYAFVAHDYPAIYTHQIGRVFFFIACIFILSAIVGNRLYKEKAWRFLSISLLWFIVWDVDVFVSRFWELWVVGDTDGWNYLRQYVVVEGKDYLLYIGRFDFLFLDLGLFFFARGLNCLLIGEEEKSAQASLTALLPFFPIILSDTVGNVIMIILSIRCLSTSLKLYRINRENALWHYFCWLSSSYVLYSFSRVVGHIVRPFLIATGHLALWRYLDPISGSLNNFTFFLVASVSLFFMGIYPLYLKIIKEEREIEGINAELTEMNQELETLVAERTMALIGLTVADKVRNPAVVIGCTCKRLLMKETSSPELADKMNSIIDECKKLEKVVENFEYLLRSRKSLFRHEDVNELIRGIISLTEKEVSLKGLRLDLNLSQQPLKMNVERNLLRVALFHVIKNGIDATPAGGLISVTSAGDSDRITVRITDTGSGIPDEIREKIFNPFFTTKLHKFGMGLSLVKQIVSEHLGDITIQSTEGKGTTVTITFPVRWKETEQMLMVPSTS; encoded by the coding sequence ATGGAACTGCAACGCCCGCAATTTTACTGGTATTTTGCCCAGTATCTGATAGAATTGAACTCAGATATGACACCTTATGCCGAGGGATTTGCGCTCATGAGAAGACGAGCAGCAGGGGCCAGGTCGATGAAAATGGCGATTTCTCTTTTCCTCCCCCTCATCTGCATGTTCTTAATCCCATCGCGGGCATACGCCTTTGTGGCCCACGATTATCCTGCGATTTATACACACCAGATCGGACGTGTATTTTTCTTTATAGCGTGTATCTTTATCCTCAGCGCAATAGTAGGCAACCGGCTCTACAAGGAGAAGGCCTGGCGCTTCCTCTCCATCTCCCTGCTTTGGTTCATTGTCTGGGATGTCGATGTCTTCGTCAGCCGTTTTTGGGAACTTTGGGTTGTTGGTGATACCGATGGCTGGAACTACCTGCGGCAGTATGTTGTGGTCGAAGGGAAAGATTATCTCCTCTATATAGGCAGATTCGACTTCCTCTTCCTTGACCTCGGTCTCTTTTTCTTTGCACGCGGTTTGAATTGCCTGCTCATCGGTGAAGAAGAAAAGAGCGCCCAAGCCTCGCTTACGGCCCTCCTGCCTTTCTTCCCAATCATTCTTTCTGACACGGTCGGCAATGTCATCATGATCATCCTGTCCATCCGCTGTCTTTCCACCAGCCTGAAACTGTACCGGATCAACCGGGAAAATGCACTGTGGCACTATTTTTGCTGGCTCTCGTCATCCTATGTGCTCTATTCTTTCTCGCGGGTTGTAGGGCATATCGTCAGGCCCTTTCTTATCGCCACAGGTCATCTCGCGCTTTGGAGATACCTTGACCCGATAAGCGGAAGTTTGAATAACTTCACCTTTTTCCTTGTCGCCTCGGTCAGCCTTTTTTTCATGGGTATCTACCCCCTCTACCTTAAGATCATAAAAGAAGAACGGGAGATCGAGGGAATTAATGCCGAGCTCACTGAAATGAATCAGGAACTGGAAACGCTGGTCGCCGAGCGAACAATGGCTCTTATCGGGTTGACCGTGGCGGATAAGGTGAGAAACCCTGCTGTTGTAATCGGATGCACCTGCAAGCGGCTCCTCATGAAGGAGACTTCCTCCCCTGAGCTGGCCGATAAGATGAACAGCATCATAGATGAGTGTAAGAAACTCGAAAAGGTCGTCGAGAATTTCGAATATCTCCTGAGGAGCAGGAAGAGCTTATTCAGGCACGAAGACGTCAATGAGCTGATCAGAGGCATCATCTCGCTCACGGAGAAGGAGGTCTCCCTGAAAGGGCTCCGTCTTGACCTGAACCTCTCGCAGCAACCGCTCAAAATGAACGTCGAGAGAAACCTCCTGAGGGTCGCACTCTTTCATGTAATAAAAAACGGAATCGACGCGACGCCGGCGGGAGGACTCATTTCGGTGACGAGCGCCGGTGATAGTGACAGGATTACGGTGAGGATTACCGACACCGGATCCGGCATTCCGGACGAGATCCGTGAAAAGATCTTTAATCCTTTTTTCACCACGAAGCTTCATAAGTTCGGCATGGGGCTGTCTCTTGTGAAGCAGATTGTCTCCGAGCATCTCGGTGATATCACGATACAAAGTACGGAAGGGAAGGGCACTACCGTGACGATCACGTTTCCAGTAAGATGGAAAGAGACGGAACAGATGCTCATGGTCCCTTCGACATCTTAG